The following nucleotide sequence is from Mesorhizobium sp. J8.
GCGCAACGCCTGGTAGATGGCGACCTCCAGCGTCGTCGCGGCCGGACCGCCGCCCAGCGTCAGCACGATGGTGAAGGAGGTGACGCAGAGCATGAAGACCAGTCCGGCGACGCCCGGCAAAGCTGCGCGCAGCGCCGGCCATTCGATCAGCCGGAAGGCCGGCCGGGCGCCCATGCCGAGTTGGCTCGCCAGCCGCCACCGGTCGGCGGGAATCGTGCCCAACGCCTCCAGGTACAGGCGCGTCGCCAGAGGCAGGTTGAAGAAGACATGCGCGATCAGGATGCCGGAGAGGCCGTATATGCCCGGCCACCCTCCGCCGCCAAGCCCGGCGAAGATGCCGGCAAAAAATCCGGCGCGGCCGTAGAGCGCCAAGATGCCGAGCGCGGCGACGATCGCCGGCAGAGCCAGCGGCACGGTGAAAAGTTGCAGGATCAGTCGGCGGCCGGGAAAGGCTGGATGCCGGGACAGGGCGCGCGCCACGAGCAGCGCCGGCGCGACCGACAACAGCGTCGACAGCAGCGCCTGCCAAAGTGTGAAGCGGGCGACGCGCAGCAGGTAGCCGTCGAAGGCGGCGGCGCCGGAGAGATCCCGCGCGCCCTCGAGGATGAGGCCGGCGAAGGCGCCGCCGATGAGCAGCGTTATGGCCGCAAGCGCGATGAGGCCGGCGGTGACGCGGGAGTCACGCGCAGGGTGCACGCTGCACCATTTGGGTTCGAGTTAACGCATGCCGCGTTCCTTCGCGCCCCCCTCTGTCTTGCCGCACATCTCCCCCTCCAGGGGGGAGATTGGCAGTTTTGACGCCCCGCTCTTTCCTACGTCGGCGGCTAGCGAAATCGCCGATGAAAGCCAATCTCCCCCCTTGTGGGGGCAATGTCCGGCAGGACAGAGGGGGGCGCCGTAAAGCGGTCATCTCACGCGATTGGCCTCAAAGCCTACTTGCTCATCACCGCCAGCCACTCATCCACCCAGGCCTTGCGGTTGGCCGCCACTTCTTCCGGGCTGAACAGCAGGGTCTTGGTCGGCTTCACCAGTCTGTCGAAGGCCGGATTGAGCGGCTTGTCGGTCTTGCCGACCGGGAACATCCAGTTGGTCTCCGGAATGACGTCCTGGAACTTCGGCCCGGTCATGAAGGCGATGAATTTCTGCGCCAGCGGATTCTTCGCGCCGGCCGTCGTGATACCGGCCACCTCGATCTGCAGGTATTCGCCTTCCTCGAACGATGCCGCCTGATAGCGCTCGGTGTTCTCGGCCACCATGTGGTAGGCCGGCGAGGTGGTGTAGGAGAGCACCATCGGCGCCTCGCCCTTGGTGAACAGCCCATAGGCCTCGCTCCAGCCCGGCGTCACCGTCAGCACTTTGGTCTTGAGCTTGGCCCAGGCCTCCGGCGCCTTGTCGCCATAGACCGATTTCACCCACAAGAGCAGCCCAAGGCCGGGCGTCGAGGTGCGCGGATCCTGGATGACGATCTTGTCCGTGCCGGCGCCTTCGACCAGTTCCTTCAGGCTCTTCGGCGGAACTTTGAGCTTCTCAGTGTCATAGACGACGGCGAAATAGCCATAGTCGAAGGGCACGAAAGTGTCGTCGCTCCAGCCGCCGGGCACGTTGATGCCCGACACCTCGCCATGCGGCGCGAACAGGCCGCTCGCCTTGGCATCCGCCGTCAGATTGGTGTCGAGGCCGAGCACGATATCGGCCTTGGTGCCGGCGCCTTCCAGCTTGACGCGGTTGAGCAGCGCCACGCCGTCGGCCACCGAGACGAATTCGAGGTCGCAGCCGCATTCGGCTTCGAACTCCTTCTTGACGGCCGGACCGGGACCCCAGTCGGCGGTGAAGCTCTCATAGGTGTAGACGGTGAGCTTGTCCTTGGCCTCGGCGGGCGCGACGCCGGCCAGAAGCGAAACAAGACCGGTTGCGAGAATGAGATTGCACAGCACTGCGCGCATCGGCGCCTCCTTCGTTCGAGTGACAAGGAATTGAGGCGCCGGATGTCCGAGACGTCTAATCCCTCCGCCGGTACAAACCGGATCAGGTTCAGCGGGTTGGCTTGACTGCCTCTCAGCCGGATCACGTCCGGCACCCCGTTAGAGCGTTTCGAGAGATACGGCGGGCGGCAGCGGCGCGCAAGCGGAAGTTTGCCGGGGGCAGCTAATGTTCCTGGGCAAGACTCGCACCCGAAGCGCGGCCCATCCGGCTTCCGTTTCGCTTGGAGGGCTGGTAAGGGCGACGGCCATGGGCACATTCACCATCCTGCTTGGCGGCGAGCTTTTCCGTACGCCCCGGCTCGAACGCCAGATCGCCGGCTCGCGCGTCATTGCCGCCGACGCCGGCATCGGCCATGCCCGCATGCTTGGGCTCGTTCCCGAACTCTGGGTCGGCGATTTCGACTCCGTGCCGCCCAACCTGCCCGATGAACTGGCCGCCGTTCCGCGAAAAGTCTTTCCGGCCGAGAAGGACATGACCGACGGCGAGCTTGCCATAGCGGAAGCGCTCAAGCGCGGCGCCACGAACCTCGTGCTGGCCGGCGCCTTCGGCGGCAAACGCGCCGACCATGCCTTTCTGCATCTTGCGCTGGCTGTGCGTCTGGCTGAGACCGGCACCAAGGTCTTGCTGACCAGCGGCGCGCAGGAAGGCGCCCCCATCCTGTCAGGGAAAGCAGCCGGTTTCGACTATGCCGATGGTACTTTGTTCTCCGTGCTCGGTTTCTCCGATCTCTCTGGCCTGACGGTGACCGGTGCCAAATGGCCGCTCGACAGCGTCGAGGTGGCGTTCGGCTCCTCGCTCACTATATCAAACGAGGTCAAAGGGCGGCTCGGCATCGCGCTGGAGCGCGGCCGGGCGCTGCTTCTGGCCCACCCCTATCCTCTTCCAGAAAGCTGACATGGCGCCGCCACTCCTCAATCTCGACGGCATTAAACTGACCTTCGGCGGCACCCCGCTGCTCGACGGCGCGGCGCTCAGCGCATCCGCCGGCGAGAAGATCGCTTTGGTCGGCCGCAACGGCTCGGGCAAGTCGACACTGCTCAAAATCGCCGCCGGCATGATCGAGCCGCAAGATGGCGAGGTTTTCCGCCAGCCTTCGGCCACGGTCCGCTACCTGCCGCAGATGCCGGACATGGAAGGCTTCGCTACGGTGCGCGCCTATGTCGAAGCCGGCCTCGGTCCGGCCGACGATCCGCATCGCGCCACCTATCTGATGGAACATCTCGGCCTTACCGGCGAGGAGCGTCCGAACGACCTGTCCGGCGGCGAGGCACGGCGCGCCGCACTTGCCCGCGTCATGGCGCCCGAGCCGGACATTCTGTTGCTCGACGAGCCGACCAACCATCTCGATCTTTCCGTGATCGAATGGCTGGAAGAGGAGCTTGCCCGCACCTCTTCCGCCGTTATCCTCATCTCGCACGACCGCCGCTTTCTCGAACGTGTCACCCGCGCCACCGTCTGGCTCGATCGCGGCCAGACGCGGCGGCTGGACAAGGGCTTCGCGCATTTCGAGGAGTGGCGCGACCAGGTGCTGGAAGAAGAAGAGCGCGAGCAGCACAAGCTCGGCCGCCAGATCGTGCGCGAGGAGCATTGGCTGCGCTACGGCGTGACCGCCAGGCGCAAGCGCAACATGCGCCGCCTCGGCGAATTGCAGACCATGCGCCAGCGCTTCCGCAGCCATCGCGGCGCCGAAGGCACCGCCACCATGGTGGCAAGCGACGCTGCCGAATCCGGCAAGCTGGTGATTGAGGCCAAGGGTATCGACAAGAGTTTTGGCGACTTGGCCGTGGTGAAGGGTTTCTCGACCCGCATCCAGCGCGGCGACCGCGTCGGCCTGGTCGGCCCGAACGGCGCCGGCAAGACGACGCTGCTGAAGATGCTGACCGGCGAACTCGCACCGGACGCCGGCAGCGTGCGGCTCGGCGTCAACCTGGAGATCGCGACGCTCGACCAGAAGCGCGAGGCCGTCGACCCGCAGGAGACGCTGGCGCATTACCTGACCGACGGGC
It contains:
- a CDS encoding ABC-F family ATP-binding cassette domain-containing protein; amino-acid sequence: MAPPLLNLDGIKLTFGGTPLLDGAALSASAGEKIALVGRNGSGKSTLLKIAAGMIEPQDGEVFRQPSATVRYLPQMPDMEGFATVRAYVEAGLGPADDPHRATYLMEHLGLTGEERPNDLSGGEARRAALARVMAPEPDILLLDEPTNHLDLSVIEWLEEELARTSSAVILISHDRRFLERVTRATVWLDRGQTRRLDKGFAHFEEWRDQVLEEEEREQHKLGRQIVREEHWLRYGVTARRKRNMRRLGELQTMRQRFRSHRGAEGTATMVASDAAESGKLVIEAKGIDKSFGDLAVVKGFSTRIQRGDRVGLVGPNGAGKTTLLKMLTGELAPDAGSVRLGVNLEIATLDQKREAVDPQETLAHYLTDGRGENLLVNGEQRHVVSYMKDFLFKPEQARTPVRELSGGERARLLLARVLARPANLLVLDEPTNDLDMETLELLQELVAGFAGTVILVSHDRDFLDRTVTSVIAPEGNGRWIEYAGGYSDMLEQRGGSKLADRKARSKAEATETSPKADQTVQKGPARKLSFKQKFALDSLPKKIEAVTASISRLENNIADPSFYERDPVSFQKTIAALDKERTTLAALEEEWLELEMLREEMEG
- the thiB gene encoding thiamine ABC transporter substrate binding subunit: MRAVLCNLILATGLVSLLAGVAPAEAKDKLTVYTYESFTADWGPGPAVKKEFEAECGCDLEFVSVADGVALLNRVKLEGAGTKADIVLGLDTNLTADAKASGLFAPHGEVSGINVPGGWSDDTFVPFDYGYFAVVYDTEKLKVPPKSLKELVEGAGTDKIVIQDPRTSTPGLGLLLWVKSVYGDKAPEAWAKLKTKVLTVTPGWSEAYGLFTKGEAPMVLSYTTSPAYHMVAENTERYQAASFEEGEYLQIEVAGITTAGAKNPLAQKFIAFMTGPKFQDVIPETNWMFPVGKTDKPLNPAFDRLVKPTKTLLFSPEEVAANRKAWVDEWLAVMSK
- a CDS encoding thiamine diphosphokinase, with translation MGTFTILLGGELFRTPRLERQIAGSRVIAADAGIGHARMLGLVPELWVGDFDSVPPNLPDELAAVPRKVFPAEKDMTDGELAIAEALKRGATNLVLAGAFGGKRADHAFLHLALAVRLAETGTKVLLTSGAQEGAPILSGKAAGFDYADGTLFSVLGFSDLSGLTVTGAKWPLDSVEVAFGSSLTISNEVKGRLGIALERGRALLLAHPYPLPES